Proteins encoded within one genomic window of Triticum aestivum cultivar Chinese Spring chromosome 2D, IWGSC CS RefSeq v2.1, whole genome shotgun sequence:
- the LOC123049534 gene encoding BAG family molecular chaperone regulator 3-like has protein sequence MMKLRCPNPKRLFRRSSSKISRSSSSCSSSSDNGSDAGGIRGAGGSGEIEWEVRPGGMLVQRRDGRGDVEVITVRVATGYSWHDVSIGATCTFGELKVAVSMVTGLEPREQRLLFRGKEREDSDHLHMVGVRDKDKVLLLEDPALKDIKLRSALAGQAVQSPYRTFIEV, from the exons ATGATGAAGCTGAGGTGCCCCAACCCCAAGAGGCTCTTTAGGAGGAGCTCCTCCAAGATCAGCAGGTCTAGTAGCAGCTGCAGCAGTAGCAGCGACAACGGCAGCGACGCCGGTGGCATTCGGGGTGCCGGCGGCAGCGGGGAGATCGAGTGGGAGGTGCGGCCGGGGGGCATGCTGGTGCAGAGGAGGGACGGGAGGGGGGACGTCGAGGTTATCACCGTCAGGGTGGCCACCGGCTACTCCTGGCACGACGTCTCCATTGGAGCTACCTGCACTTTTG GTGAGCTGAAGGTGGCAGTGTCCATGGTGACGGGGCTGGAGCCAAGGGAGCAGAGGCTATTGTTCAGGGGCAAGGAGAGGGAGGACAGCGATCACCTCCACATGGTTGGGGTcagggacaaggacaaggtgctgCTCCTAGAGGACCCTGCCCTCAAGGACATCAAGCTCCGGTCTGCGCTCGCGGGCCAGGCCGTGCAGAGCCCGTATCGGACATTTATCGAGGTGTAG